The Algoriphagus sanaruensis genome window below encodes:
- a CDS encoding transketolase family protein, whose translation MSLDLKFTYTEKKDTRSGFGDGFLEAGRKNPNVVGLCADLIGSLKMGDFQKEFPERFFQTGIAEANMIGLAAGMTLNGKIPFAGTFANFATGRVYDQIRQSVAYSDKNVKICASHAGLTLGEDGATHQILEDLGMMKMLPNMTVINPCDYNQTKAATLAIAEYEGPVYLRFGRPSWPIFTPADQKFEIGKAWKMIDGKDVTIFATGHLVWEAVVAEAMLREEGIYAEVINIHTIKPLDEEAILESVKKTGCAVSAEEHQINGGLGDSIAQTLIRHNPAPLEYVGVNDSFGESGTPTQLLEKYGLNAENIVKAAKRALARK comes from the coding sequence ATGAGCTTAGACTTAAAATTTACCTATACAGAAAAAAAAGATACCCGCTCCGGATTCGGTGACGGTTTCCTGGAAGCAGGAAGAAAAAATCCAAACGTAGTCGGACTTTGCGCGGATCTAATCGGATCCTTGAAAATGGGAGATTTTCAAAAAGAATTCCCCGAGCGTTTTTTCCAAACTGGAATCGCGGAAGCTAATATGATTGGCCTTGCTGCAGGGATGACTTTAAATGGAAAAATTCCATTCGCAGGTACTTTCGCCAATTTTGCGACTGGTCGCGTCTATGACCAAATCCGTCAATCCGTTGCCTATTCAGACAAAAACGTGAAAATCTGTGCTTCTCACGCAGGTTTGACGCTTGGAGAAGATGGTGCCACGCATCAAATATTGGAAGACCTCGGCATGATGAAAATGCTTCCAAATATGACCGTGATCAACCCATGTGACTACAATCAAACCAAGGCAGCAACCTTGGCCATCGCAGAATACGAAGGTCCGGTTTACCTCAGATTTGGACGACCAAGCTGGCCAATCTTCACTCCTGCAGATCAGAAATTTGAAATTGGAAAAGCTTGGAAAATGATCGATGGCAAGGATGTGACCATTTTTGCTACAGGTCATTTGGTTTGGGAAGCTGTAGTGGCTGAGGCTATGCTTCGGGAAGAAGGCATTTATGCTGAAGTGATCAACATCCACACCATCAAACCATTGGATGAAGAAGCTATTTTGGAATCCGTGAAAAAGACAGGTTGCGCGGTATCCGCTGAAGAGCACCAAATCAACGGTGGCCTTGGAGACAGTATCGCACAAACCTTAATTAGACACAATCCAGCTCCTCTCGAATATGTGGGGGTAAATGATAGCTTCGGTGAATCAGGTACGCCAACCCAATTGCTGGAAAAGTACGGTCTGAATGCCGAAAACATCGTAAAGGCTGCAAAAAGAGCTTTAGCTAGAAAGTAA
- a CDS encoding transketolase: MEKQSIEQLQKVCTQLRRDVLRMVHAVQSGHPGAPLGCAEFFVALYFDQLHHNPDFKMDGAGEDLFFLSNGHLSAGWYSVLARSGYFPVEELKTFRKLNSRLQGHPATHEHLPGIRVASGSLGQGLSVALGAAQAKKLNGDDRLVYILMGDGELQEGQVWEAAMYAAHYGVDNLIATVDYNGQQIDGPTSKVMDLKNLKAKWEAFGWEVIETKNGNDMKSVIEGLELAKSLAGKGKPVMNLLYTEMGYGVDFMVGTHKWHGSPPNDEQLAKALGQLEETLGDY, from the coding sequence ATGGAAAAACAATCAATTGAACAACTCCAAAAAGTCTGCACACAGCTACGCCGAGATGTGCTGAGAATGGTTCACGCCGTTCAATCCGGCCACCCCGGAGCACCACTTGGCTGCGCCGAATTTTTCGTCGCTTTATATTTTGATCAACTCCATCACAATCCAGATTTCAAAATGGATGGCGCTGGTGAAGATCTATTCTTCCTTTCCAATGGTCACCTTTCTGCAGGTTGGTATTCTGTCCTAGCTCGAAGCGGATATTTCCCAGTAGAGGAACTGAAAACCTTCCGAAAATTGAATTCAAGACTTCAGGGTCACCCTGCTACCCATGAGCATTTGCCAGGTATCCGAGTGGCTTCTGGTTCTTTGGGCCAGGGACTTTCTGTTGCCTTAGGAGCTGCACAAGCTAAAAAACTAAACGGAGACGATCGTTTGGTTTACATCCTCATGGGTGACGGTGAACTTCAAGAAGGTCAAGTTTGGGAAGCTGCGATGTATGCTGCGCACTATGGAGTGGACAATTTGATTGCCACGGTAGATTACAACGGTCAGCAAATTGACGGTCCTACCTCAAAGGTTATGGACTTGAAAAATTTGAAAGCTAAGTGGGAAGCCTTTGGTTGGGAAGTGATCGAAACCAAAAATGGAAACGACATGAAATCGGTCATTGAAGGCTTGGAGCTTGCAAAATCACTTGCCGGAAAAGGAAAACCAGTAATGAATTTACTTTATACCGAGATGGGCTATGGGGTGGATTTCATGGTTGGCACACACAAGTGGCATGGTTCCCCTCCAAACGACGAGCAATTGGCGAAGGCATTGGGCCAATTGGAAGAAACTCTCGGCGATTATTGA
- the bcp gene encoding thioredoxin-dependent thiol peroxidase — protein MSLEVGQMAPNFEAKIETGETIKLSDYSGKKVVLYFYPKDATPGCTAQACNLRDNYDALLKAGYVVLGISSDDEKSHKKFIEKQNLPFPLIADTDLKVHEAYGTWVEKSMYGRKYMGTARTTFVIDEQGKIAEVIEKVDTKNHTAQILK, from the coding sequence ATGTCACTAGAAGTTGGCCAAATGGCCCCAAATTTCGAAGCAAAAATTGAAACAGGAGAAACGATCAAACTTTCCGATTACAGTGGAAAAAAGGTGGTCCTCTACTTTTACCCAAAAGACGCAACTCCTGGATGTACTGCTCAGGCCTGTAACTTAAGAGACAACTACGATGCCTTGCTCAAGGCTGGTTACGTCGTCTTAGGGATCAGTTCTGACGATGAAAAATCGCACAAAAAATTTATTGAAAAGCAAAACCTCCCCTTCCCACTGATTGCCGATACGGACTTAAAAGTGCACGAAGCCTATGGCACTTGGGTCGAGAAATCCATGTATGGACGAAAATACATGGGTACAGCCCGGACCACTTTCGTGATCGATGAGCAGGGGAAAATTGCCGAGGTGATCGAAAAAGTCGACACCAAAAACCACACTGCTCAAATACTCAAATAA
- a CDS encoding M23 family metallopeptidase has protein sequence MKSNKLSILLFLFGLLLFSEISAQEIEKGYFRSPVKPGGRNYLSGNFSELRPNHFHTGLDYKFGGVEGEPIYAAADGWVHRIKISSFGYGNVIYLKHPNGNITLYGHLRNFVPRLHDWMIQKMYEAEQNELEVMPGVGELPVKKGELIAYGGNTGSSGGPHLHFEIRDSLDRAMDPLKAGFPEILDNIPPTPQKIAIVPLELDSRVNGKFQRIELTPVLSGSSYRIPETIRVSGKVGLEIQSYDKLDGAENQNGFPKFEVSDENGPLFSLVVNRVDFNFTRHFLLHTHQNRFTRLYHQPDLKFDFFTPNTPGTGAFQVESGQKKNIQLRLTDAYNNARLVNLTLTGVDLDSTITDGAGPVSPQVTYYKGIMKIKVKQGDKGGLAQFFIGSQAYEIMPAYQDSQSRTYLWDLRFGIPSKIDLCTEIYYPDLIGHFPVGKEHLHATEKLTIKTEANSLLEDLYLRVSNSGTASAPVLKLQETTEYLWNPIEVLWNVSGFTGDQTKTHVYQRAANGARSFVGGTWENGQIRFKTRNFGSFVLAEDNVKPTITPIRVNAQGMRFTIKDNLSGIRSFEAWVDGKWVLLRYEHKQAVIWSETKAKQPLKGAVLLKVTDMAGNVAEYRTTIS, from the coding sequence TTGAAGTCAAATAAGCTTTCCATTCTTCTATTTCTTTTTGGTCTTTTACTTTTCTCGGAGATTTCTGCACAAGAAATCGAAAAAGGCTATTTCCGATCTCCTGTCAAGCCAGGGGGAAGAAATTACCTATCTGGAAACTTCTCCGAATTACGTCCTAACCATTTTCACACAGGCTTGGATTACAAGTTTGGCGGAGTAGAGGGCGAGCCCATCTACGCCGCTGCCGACGGATGGGTTCATCGAATCAAAATCTCCTCATTTGGCTATGGAAATGTGATTTACCTCAAGCATCCCAATGGCAATATCACTTTGTATGGTCATTTGAGAAATTTCGTCCCAAGGCTACATGACTGGATGATCCAAAAAATGTATGAAGCCGAACAAAATGAACTTGAAGTAATGCCTGGGGTGGGTGAACTTCCTGTCAAAAAAGGAGAACTAATCGCATATGGAGGAAACACCGGAAGCTCAGGTGGACCACATTTGCACTTTGAAATACGGGATAGTTTGGATCGTGCCATGGATCCGCTCAAAGCTGGGTTTCCCGAGATTTTGGACAATATCCCTCCTACTCCTCAGAAAATAGCCATCGTTCCTTTGGAACTGGACAGCCGTGTTAATGGGAAATTCCAACGAATCGAACTTACCCCTGTGCTAAGTGGTTCGAGTTATCGAATTCCTGAAACGATTCGAGTGAGTGGAAAAGTAGGGCTAGAAATCCAGAGCTATGACAAATTGGATGGCGCCGAAAATCAAAATGGTTTTCCAAAATTTGAGGTTTCCGATGAAAATGGACCTCTTTTCAGCCTGGTCGTAAATCGAGTAGATTTTAATTTTACAAGGCATTTTCTACTTCATACCCATCAAAACCGATTCACACGACTGTACCATCAACCTGATTTAAAGTTTGACTTTTTCACTCCAAATACTCCAGGAACTGGTGCCTTCCAAGTCGAATCCGGTCAAAAGAAAAACATACAGCTCCGGCTGACTGATGCCTACAATAATGCCAGACTTGTCAATCTCACTTTGACCGGTGTGGATTTAGATTCCACCATTACCGATGGCGCAGGTCCTGTTTCTCCACAGGTGACTTATTACAAAGGCATCATGAAAATTAAGGTGAAGCAAGGAGATAAAGGGGGACTAGCACAATTCTTTATTGGGTCACAGGCTTATGAAATTATGCCAGCCTATCAGGACAGCCAGAGTCGGACTTACCTTTGGGATTTACGTTTTGGAATCCCGAGCAAAATCGACCTTTGTACCGAAATCTATTACCCGGATCTTATCGGACATTTTCCAGTGGGAAAAGAACATCTCCATGCCACTGAAAAGCTGACGATTAAAACGGAAGCAAACAGTCTATTAGAAGATTTATACCTCAGAGTTTCTAATTCGGGAACTGCTTCAGCTCCAGTATTGAAACTTCAAGAAACTACCGAATACCTCTGGAATCCAATCGAAGTGCTTTGGAATGTTTCTGGATTTACGGGTGACCAAACCAAAACCCATGTCTATCAGCGCGCCGCAAATGGAGCAAGATCATTTGTAGGAGGTACTTGGGAAAATGGTCAAATCCGATTCAAAACCAGAAATTTTGGTAGTTTTGTTTTGGCAGAAGACAATGTCAAGCCAACCATTACTCCCATCAGAGTTAACGCCCAAGGGATGAGATTTACGATCAAAGATAACCTTTCGGGAATCCGTAGTTTTGAAGCTTGGGTGGATGGAAAATGGGTACTATTGAGATACGAACACAAACAGGCCGTCATTTGGTCTGAAACAAAAGCTAAACAACCGTTGAAAGGAGCGGTTTTATTGAAGGTCACGGATATGGCAGGAAACGTTGCTGAATACCGAACGACCATTTCATAA
- a CDS encoding fumarylacetoacetate hydrolase family protein, which translates to MKIICIGRNYAAHIEELKNEKPGKPVVFLKPDTALLKGGAPFFYPDFSENIHHEVELVLKVSKEGKYIQPQFAHRYFEEIGLGIDFTARDLQDQCKAKGLPWEIAKAFNGSAPIGDFKSVSAFSDLKDIDFHLEINGELKQKGNTSLMLFDFATIIAYVSQFFTLKKGDLIYTGTPAGVGPVKIGDHLVGYIGNEKMLDFEVK; encoded by the coding sequence ATGAAAATCATCTGCATCGGTCGAAATTATGCGGCCCATATCGAAGAACTCAAAAATGAAAAGCCTGGAAAACCAGTCGTATTTCTTAAACCGGATACCGCTTTGTTGAAAGGTGGAGCGCCATTCTTTTATCCCGATTTTTCCGAAAATATTCATCACGAAGTCGAACTAGTTCTCAAAGTTTCTAAGGAAGGCAAATACATCCAGCCTCAATTTGCACATCGGTATTTTGAGGAAATCGGCCTCGGAATCGACTTTACTGCACGCGATCTACAAGATCAATGCAAGGCAAAAGGTCTTCCATGGGAAATTGCCAAAGCGTTCAACGGTTCGGCACCGATTGGAGATTTCAAGTCGGTTTCAGCTTTTTCTGACCTCAAAGACATCGACTTTCACTTAGAAATCAACGGAGAACTCAAGCAAAAAGGAAACACCAGCCTGATGCTCTTTGACTTCGCCACGATCATCGCCTACGTTTCCCAATTTTTCACCCTGAAAAAAGGAGATTTGATCTATACCGGAACACCAGCCGGAGTCGGTCCTGTGAAAATTGGCGATCATTTAGTGGGATACATTGGAAATGAAAAAATGCTCGATTTTGAAGTCAAATAA
- a CDS encoding SGNH/GDSL hydrolase family protein: MSISLISFISSLFLVTLCNPEEPMELKTINYLALGDSYTIGEGVEEKDRYPNQLVDKMNTSGNLFFYPATIIAKTGWTVDELDAGINARQPSEKGYDLVTLLIGVNNQYRGRPVEEYEKDFEAMLNRAIGFARGKNDRVIVLSIPDWAVTGFAKARNTDQKKVGAEIDAYNAAKKAICAKHQVTFIDITEEYRIIGGQPEMMASDRLHPSGLVYEKWTNELVKAVKEIQF; encoded by the coding sequence ATGTCCATTTCCCTGATTTCATTTATCTCTTCCCTGTTTTTAGTAACTCTATGTAATCCTGAAGAACCCATGGAACTCAAAACCATCAATTATCTAGCCCTTGGAGACAGTTATACAATAGGAGAAGGTGTAGAAGAAAAAGACCGGTACCCCAATCAGCTGGTAGACAAAATGAATACGAGCGGAAACCTATTTTTCTACCCTGCGACAATTATTGCAAAAACAGGCTGGACAGTAGATGAATTGGATGCAGGTATCAATGCCCGACAACCTTCCGAAAAAGGATATGATTTGGTAACACTGCTGATTGGTGTTAATAATCAATACCGAGGGAGACCGGTAGAAGAATATGAAAAGGATTTTGAGGCGATGCTTAATCGAGCCATAGGTTTTGCCAGAGGAAAAAATGATCGAGTCATAGTTCTTTCGATTCCAGATTGGGCGGTTACGGGATTTGCAAAGGCAAGGAATACCGATCAAAAGAAAGTAGGCGCTGAAATCGATGCCTACAATGCAGCTAAAAAGGCAATTTGTGCCAAGCACCAGGTCACTTTCATAGATATCACTGAGGAATACCGAATCATAGGTGGTCAGCCCGAAATGATGGCCTCAGACAGACTGCACCCTTCTGGACTAGTGTATGAGAAATGGACAAATGAGTTGGTAAAAGCGGTAAAAGAAATTCAATTTTGA
- a CDS encoding S66 peptidase family protein translates to MNKRTFLKSLGLAATSASFMGFDFPIAPFATSLLPKSIQKGDTIGIISPSAATTDRMEFTYAREAMEALGFKVKLGKNLTNRFGHLAGTDEERAADLNQMFGDQEVKAIICIRGGSGASRILPLIDYELIKANPKPLMGYSDITALHCALQSQTGLISFHGPNGSGSWNSFNVRQFEQIFFKKELPTFKNEGGKGDELVLKANRIQTLTPGIAEGKILGGNLTVLSALSGTPYYPDFQDAILFIEDIGEDPYRIDRMMSTLQLNGTLGKIKGFIFGQCNDCKPGGGYGSLSVDQIMDQYILPLQIPAYTGAMIGHIPRQFIVPVGAKVRMNANEGTFTLLESIFK, encoded by the coding sequence ATGAACAAACGAACATTTCTAAAATCACTTGGGCTAGCAGCCACCTCTGCCTCTTTCATGGGATTCGATTTCCCTATCGCTCCATTTGCTACATCTCTATTGCCAAAAAGCATCCAAAAAGGAGACACCATCGGAATCATTTCCCCTTCAGCTGCAACCACCGATCGAATGGAATTTACTTACGCACGTGAAGCTATGGAAGCCCTTGGATTTAAAGTGAAGCTTGGAAAAAATTTAACCAATCGTTTTGGACATTTGGCTGGAACTGATGAAGAGCGCGCAGCAGATCTGAATCAAATGTTTGGAGATCAAGAGGTCAAAGCGATCATCTGCATTCGCGGTGGATCTGGAGCTTCCAGAATTCTTCCGCTGATAGATTATGAATTAATTAAAGCCAATCCAAAGCCCTTGATGGGTTATTCAGACATTACTGCTTTGCATTGTGCACTTCAAAGTCAAACTGGCTTGATTAGTTTCCACGGCCCGAATGGATCAGGAAGCTGGAATAGTTTTAATGTCCGACAGTTTGAACAAATCTTCTTCAAAAAGGAATTACCGACTTTTAAAAATGAAGGAGGAAAGGGAGATGAATTGGTGCTAAAAGCCAATCGAATCCAAACTTTGACTCCAGGGATTGCTGAGGGAAAAATCCTAGGAGGAAACTTGACTGTGCTATCCGCATTATCGGGAACACCTTATTATCCAGATTTCCAAGATGCGATTTTGTTTATTGAGGATATTGGAGAAGATCCTTATCGAATCGACCGCATGATGAGTACACTTCAACTTAACGGCACCTTAGGAAAGATCAAAGGATTTATTTTCGGACAATGCAATGATTGTAAACCTGGAGGTGGTTATGGAAGTCTTTCAGTCGATCAAATCATGGATCAATACATCCTTCCGCTCCAAATCCCCGCTTACACAGGCGCAATGATTGGCCATATTCCTCGTCAGTTTATCGTTCCAGTTGGAGCAAAAGTGAGAATGAATGCTAATGAGGGAACATTCACTTTACTCGAATCAATATTTAAATAA
- a CDS encoding RNA polymerase sigma factor, producing the protein MKSKRELDFEFIYKSHKDKIYRLCLGFVSDKDQSKDLFQEILIKIWRHLDSFKGQSEISTWVYRIAYNTAITFATQQKKREDQKVEFPENLDLAEPDSGKPEQEIQLQRLYQAITELNELDRIIATLLLEGTAYKTIAEISGISENYVAVKVNRIKTHLSQKLNPSQNGK; encoded by the coding sequence ATGAAATCGAAACGAGAACTTGATTTTGAATTCATATACAAATCCCATAAGGACAAAATCTACCGACTCTGCTTAGGTTTCGTGAGTGACAAGGATCAATCCAAGGATCTTTTTCAAGAGATCCTCATCAAAATCTGGAGACACTTAGACAGCTTTAAGGGCCAAAGCGAAATCAGTACATGGGTATATAGGATTGCGTATAACACAGCAATCACATTTGCGACTCAACAGAAAAAAAGGGAAGATCAAAAGGTAGAATTTCCTGAAAATCTTGATTTGGCTGAACCTGATTCCGGAAAGCCCGAACAAGAAATCCAGCTTCAGCGACTTTATCAAGCAATAACGGAACTGAATGAATTGGACAGAATTATCGCCACGCTATTACTTGAAGGTACAGCCTACAAAACCATTGCTGAGATTAGTGGCATTTCTGAAAACTACGTCGCAGTAAAAGTAAACCGGATCAAAACCCATCTTTCACAAAAACTCAATCCAAGTCAAAATGGAAAGTAA
- a CDS encoding alpha/beta fold hydrolase: MKKLILLFAFIFGSLSLAYSQQLQADITGKGPKIILIPGLASSGEVWQETASFLSKNYECHVLTLPGFGANAAMDLSEGFLVTMEKLLTDYIEEQSEPVILIGHSLGGFLSLRLSKSIPDRIHKAIIVDSFPFYSAAFNPAATPENMKGMANQMKELMLAQSPEQFRAQQQASMPMMTINSEKLPIAVEWSVQSDRTTIAQALYELMITDFRKELEVVKTPILVLGAWASGKNYGLTLESVGKSFAEQYRLAENLQIEMAPTAHHFIMWDNPEWFMEKVSAFLQ; this comes from the coding sequence ATGAAAAAGCTAATTCTTCTTTTTGCATTCATTTTTGGGAGTTTATCGCTGGCTTATTCCCAACAGCTCCAAGCAGATATCACTGGAAAAGGTCCGAAAATTATTCTTATCCCAGGTCTGGCATCTTCTGGGGAAGTATGGCAGGAAACGGCATCCTTTCTTTCCAAAAATTACGAATGCCATGTTCTTACCCTTCCTGGATTTGGTGCGAATGCCGCAATGGACCTTTCCGAAGGATTTTTGGTGACGATGGAAAAGTTGCTGACTGACTACATTGAAGAACAATCTGAACCAGTTATTTTAATTGGACATAGCCTGGGAGGATTTCTATCACTTCGACTTTCCAAAAGCATTCCTGATCGCATTCATAAGGCTATCATTGTAGATTCTTTTCCCTTTTATTCGGCAGCATTCAATCCTGCAGCTACGCCAGAAAACATGAAAGGAATGGCAAATCAGATGAAAGAATTAATGCTTGCTCAAAGCCCAGAGCAATTTCGTGCACAGCAGCAAGCAAGTATGCCGATGATGACCATTAATTCTGAAAAACTCCCCATTGCGGTAGAATGGTCTGTGCAAAGTGATAGAACCACGATAGCCCAGGCGCTTTATGAATTGATGATTACAGACTTTAGAAAAGAATTGGAAGTGGTAAAAACTCCAATTCTAGTCCTAGGGGCATGGGCTTCTGGCAAAAACTATGGATTAACTTTGGAAAGCGTGGGAAAATCTTTTGCAGAGCAGTATCGATTGGCAGAAAACCTCCAAATTGAAATGGCTCCTACTGCCCACCATTTTATTATGTGGGACAATCCGGAATGGTTTATGGAAAAAGTAAGCGCTTTTCTTCAATGA
- a CDS encoding D-alanyl-D-alanine carboxypeptidase, producing MSRKHLLSLFFWAMMIQTSFGQLSRTAYLSLEKALGEQSFFNGHLTGFYLYDLDSQRVIFEKNSQINFIPASTTKLFTLFASLVILQDSTQTLRYISQGDTLKIWGSGDPSWKYKDFYQPDFQKIIGSHSIILYSDANQVSPAFGYGWQWDDYYFDYSAERSSLPIYGNLVEVKKGSIGPILFPNQFELNTTSTIQKEIERDFHSNQFFYNPKTYLGREKYLPFITSGTLTAELAFEITGKTWIYRPDSLPQNHLSWRGSPLFPLLQEMMYESDNFIAEQMLWMISDRLFQTLDTERAIDFIKKTYLSDLPDSPKWVDGSGLSRHNLFTPRSMGTLVEKLYRILPENQLVELLPTGGKTGTLKNSYQASTPYIFAKTGTMSNNFSLVGLIRGKSGKLYAFSFMNSNYLYGASVVRKEVEKVMVQLRDFL from the coding sequence ATGTCCCGAAAGCACCTTCTTTCGCTGTTTTTCTGGGCAATGATGATCCAAACAAGTTTTGGACAACTGAGCAGAACTGCCTACCTATCGTTGGAAAAAGCACTCGGTGAACAAAGCTTCTTTAATGGACACCTCACTGGGTTTTATTTGTACGATCTGGATTCTCAGCGAGTAATTTTTGAAAAAAACTCCCAAATCAATTTTATCCCTGCCTCTACCACCAAACTTTTCACCCTATTTGCTAGTCTCGTAATTCTTCAAGACAGCACTCAAACACTTCGATATATCAGCCAAGGCGACACATTGAAAATTTGGGGATCAGGTGATCCAAGTTGGAAATACAAAGACTTTTACCAGCCGGATTTTCAAAAAATAATTGGAAGTCACTCGATCATTCTTTATTCCGACGCCAACCAAGTCTCACCAGCTTTCGGCTACGGATGGCAATGGGATGATTATTATTTCGACTATTCCGCTGAGCGAAGTTCGCTACCGATTTATGGAAACTTGGTTGAAGTAAAAAAAGGAAGCATTGGCCCAATCCTTTTTCCTAATCAGTTTGAATTAAATACCACTTCAACGATTCAAAAAGAGATCGAACGGGATTTTCATTCCAATCAATTCTTTTACAATCCAAAAACCTATTTAGGTCGGGAAAAATACCTCCCTTTTATTACCTCCGGAACCTTAACCGCAGAACTCGCCTTTGAAATCACCGGTAAAACGTGGATTTATCGTCCTGATTCTTTACCTCAAAATCATTTGTCTTGGAGAGGAAGCCCACTTTTTCCCCTACTTCAAGAAATGATGTATGAAAGTGACAATTTCATCGCAGAGCAGATGCTTTGGATGATTTCGGATCGATTATTTCAAACCTTAGATACAGAGCGAGCCATTGATTTCATCAAAAAGACCTACCTATCCGACCTGCCAGACTCCCCCAAATGGGTTGATGGAAGTGGATTAAGTCGACACAATCTCTTCACGCCTAGATCCATGGGGACTCTTGTCGAAAAGCTATACCGAATCCTTCCGGAAAATCAATTAGTTGAACTCCTTCCTACCGGAGGAAAAACGGGAACACTCAAAAACAGCTATCAAGCTTCTACACCTTATATTTTTGCCAAGACAGGAACAATGAGTAACAACTTCAGTCTGGTAGGATTGATCAGAGGAAAGAGCGGAAAACTTTATGCATTCTCCTTTATGAATTCTAATTACCTCTATGGCGCATCGGTCGTGCGAAAGGAAGTGGAAAAAGTGATGGTTCAACTGAGAGATTTTCTTTAA
- a CDS encoding DUF423 domain-containing protein — protein MKAKSILGIASISGALAVGLGAFGAHGLEPILIENGRLDTFETAVNYHFYHTLALLGIGILALIKPTWKGLNFASWSMTLGIVIFSGSLYILSLSGITWLGAITPIGGVGFILGWLSLGYSVTKNS, from the coding sequence ATGAAAGCTAAATCGATACTTGGTATTGCTTCCATTTCTGGGGCATTGGCCGTTGGACTGGGAGCATTCGGCGCTCATGGATTAGAGCCGATCTTGATCGAAAACGGAAGGCTGGACACCTTTGAGACAGCTGTGAATTACCATTTTTACCACACGCTTGCCTTATTGGGAATTGGTATTTTGGCTTTGATTAAGCCTACTTGGAAAGGATTAAATTTCGCATCATGGTCCATGACCTTAGGAATTGTAATTTTTTCGGGATCACTCTACATTCTTTCATTAAGCGGAATTACCTGGCTCGGAGCAATCACTCCAATTGGAGGAGTTGGCTTTATTTTAGGATGGTTGTCCTTGGGATATAGCGTTACAAAAAATAGCTAG
- a CDS encoding YggS family pyridoxal phosphate-dependent enzyme produces MDIKTNLTQVLKSFKNPECKLIAVSKTKPIEDLREAYAAGIRDFGENKVQEIQAKQPQMPADTRWHMIGHLQSNKVKYIAPFVHLIHGVDSFKLLKEIDKQGKKINRVIPVLLQIHIAEEETKFGFDQTELEEMLISEEFLQLTHVQIKGLMGMATFTENESQIRKEFNGLKQLFESLKSKALPAFVQLEELSMGMSGDYQIAQEEGSTMVRIGSAIFGARNYN; encoded by the coding sequence ATGGACATCAAAACCAACTTGACTCAAGTATTAAAATCCTTTAAAAATCCCGAATGCAAACTCATCGCGGTAAGCAAGACCAAACCCATTGAGGACTTGCGAGAGGCATATGCTGCTGGAATCCGGGATTTTGGAGAAAATAAAGTTCAAGAAATCCAGGCGAAGCAGCCGCAAATGCCCGCAGACACTCGTTGGCATATGATAGGACATCTTCAAAGTAACAAAGTCAAATACATCGCCCCTTTCGTCCATCTGATTCATGGTGTAGATTCTTTCAAACTTTTAAAAGAAATCGACAAACAAGGAAAGAAAATCAACCGGGTAATCCCCGTTCTACTTCAAATCCATATTGCAGAAGAGGAAACCAAATTCGGATTTGATCAAACCGAACTGGAAGAAATGTTGATATCAGAAGAATTTCTCCAGCTAACTCATGTCCAAATCAAAGGACTTATGGGAATGGCTACTTTTACTGAAAATGAATCTCAGATCAGAAAAGAATTTAATGGACTTAAACAGCTTTTTGAAAGTTTAAAATCAAAAGCTCTTCCTGCTTTTGTCCAATTGGAGGAACTTTCGATGGGTATGAGCGGGGATTATCAAATCGCTCAAGAAGAAGGAAGTACTATGGTTCGAATAGGTTCTGCAATTTTCGGGGCTAGAAATTACAATTAA